The Chitinimonas sp. BJYL2 genome has a segment encoding these proteins:
- the lepA gene encoding translation elongation factor 4, which produces MNHIRNFSIIAHIDHGKSTLADRFIQFCGGLELREMSEQVLDSMDIEKERGITIKAQTAALQYKARDGQIYNLNLIDTPGHVDFSYEVSRSLAACEGALLVVDASQGVEAQTVANCYTAIEQGVEVVAVLNKIDLPAAEPERVIDEIHDIVGIDAVDAVRASAKNGIGIEDILETVVSKIPAPQGNPDGPLKALIIDSWFDNYVGVVMLVRVVDGQISPKDKLLFMSTKAQHLCEQVGVFTPKSIQRDTLKAGEVGFVIAGIKDIASAKVGDTITHVKPAAEQPLPGFKEVKSQVFAGLYPVESHDYDSLRDSLEKLKLNDASLHFEPEVSQALGFGFRCGFLGLLHLEIVQERLEREFDMDLITTAPTVVYQVLLKDGELIEIENPSRLPELSKIEEIREPIITATILMPQDYVGPVMTLCNVKRGVQKNMQYMGRQVMLTYELPMAEVVMDFFDKLKSVSRGYASLDYDFKEFRADDLVKLDVLVNGERVDALSLMVHRGNSVYRGRELVSKMRELIPRQMFDIAIQAAIGAHIIARETVKAMRKDVLAKCYGGDITRKKKLLEKQKAGKKRMKQVGNVEIPQEAFLAILQVSDK; this is translated from the coding sequence ATGAATCACATCCGCAATTTCTCCATCATCGCCCACATCGACCACGGCAAATCGACGCTGGCCGACCGCTTCATCCAGTTTTGCGGCGGGCTGGAGCTGCGCGAAATGAGCGAACAGGTGCTCGACTCGATGGATATCGAGAAAGAGCGCGGCATCACCATCAAGGCGCAGACGGCCGCTTTGCAGTACAAAGCTCGTGACGGCCAGATCTACAACCTGAACCTCATCGACACCCCCGGCCACGTCGATTTCAGCTACGAAGTCAGCCGCTCCCTGGCCGCGTGCGAAGGTGCACTGCTGGTGGTGGATGCCTCGCAAGGGGTAGAGGCGCAGACCGTGGCCAACTGCTACACCGCCATCGAGCAGGGCGTGGAAGTCGTTGCCGTGCTCAACAAGATCGACCTGCCCGCTGCCGAACCCGAGCGCGTCATCGACGAAATTCATGACATCGTCGGTATCGACGCCGTGGATGCCGTGCGTGCTTCGGCCAAGAACGGTATCGGCATCGAGGATATCCTCGAAACCGTGGTCAGCAAGATTCCGGCCCCGCAGGGCAATCCTGACGGCCCCCTCAAGGCGCTGATCATCGACTCGTGGTTCGACAACTACGTGGGCGTGGTCATGCTGGTGCGTGTGGTGGATGGCCAGATTTCGCCCAAGGACAAACTGCTGTTCATGTCGACGAAGGCACAGCATCTGTGCGAACAGGTCGGCGTGTTCACCCCCAAGTCTATACAGCGCGACACGCTCAAGGCCGGCGAAGTCGGTTTCGTGATTGCCGGTATCAAGGATATTGCCTCGGCCAAGGTAGGCGATACGATTACCCATGTGAAGCCTGCGGCCGAGCAACCACTGCCCGGTTTCAAGGAAGTGAAGTCGCAGGTGTTTGCCGGCCTGTACCCGGTCGAGTCGCATGACTATGACTCGTTGCGCGACAGCCTGGAAAAGCTCAAGCTCAACGATGCCTCGCTGCACTTCGAGCCCGAAGTCTCGCAGGCCCTGGGCTTTGGCTTCCGCTGCGGTTTCCTGGGGCTCCTGCACCTGGAAATCGTTCAGGAACGCCTGGAGCGCGAATTCGATATGGACCTTATCACCACGGCGCCCACCGTGGTGTACCAGGTGCTGCTCAAGGACGGTGAGCTGATCGAAATCGAAAACCCCTCGCGCTTGCCGGAACTCTCCAAGATTGAAGAAATTCGCGAGCCCATCATCACGGCCACCATCCTGATGCCACAAGACTATGTGGGCCCGGTGATGACACTGTGCAATGTGAAGCGCGGTGTGCAGAAGAACATGCAGTACATGGGCCGCCAGGTCATGCTGACCTATGAGCTGCCCATGGCCGAAGTGGTGATGGACTTCTTCGACAAGCTCAAGTCGGTGAGCCGTGGCTATGCCTCGCTCGATTACGATTTCAAGGAATTCCGCGCCGATGATCTGGTCAAGCTCGATGTGCTCGTCAATGGCGAGCGTGTTGATGCGCTGAGCCTGATGGTGCACCGTGGCAACAGCGTGTATCGCGGCCGTGAACTGGTCAGCAAGATGCGTGAACTGATTCCGCGGCAGATGTTCGACATTGCCATCCAGGCGGCCATCGGCGCACACATCATTGCGCGCGAAACCGTCAAGGCCATGCGCAAGGACGTGCTCGCCAAGTGTTATGGCGGCGACATTACCCGCAAGAAGAAGCTGCTCGAAAAGCAGAAGGCGGGCAAGAAGCGCATGAAGCAGGTCGGTAATGTCGAGATCCCGCAGGAGGCTTTCCTCGCCATCTTGCAGGTCAGCGACAAGTAG
- a CDS encoding glutaredoxin family protein translates to MTEPVLLTLYGREYCSLCQQMREELRLLAPDLGLDVVWFDIDDDDAAEAKYNEMVPVLAGLHDEVICFYHLDRRKLDAYLARIR, encoded by the coding sequence ATGACTGAACCAGTCTTGCTGACGCTTTATGGTCGCGAGTACTGCAGTCTGTGCCAGCAGATGCGTGAAGAACTGCGTCTGCTGGCACCGGATCTGGGGCTGGATGTCGTCTGGTTCGATATTGATGACGATGATGCCGCCGAGGCCAAATACAACGAAATGGTCCCGGTGTTGGCCGGTTTGCATGATGAGGTGATCTGCTTCTATCACCTTGATCGGCGCAAGCTGGATGCCTATCTGGCCCGAATCCGGTAA
- a CDS encoding DegQ family serine endoprotease, with protein sequence MKISLLAALMFACGLTACTEAANAEVAAGPATKPAAPATPSVERAPLVTGLPDFSALVDQEGKAVVNISTSQIIRSARNQFGNGEEDPFEFFRRFGFPVPRGVVPNQPREERAQSLGSGFIIARDGYLLTNAHVVAEADEITVRLNDKREFKAKVIGSDARTDVALLKIEAKDLPVVRVGSSEKLRVGEWVVAIGSPFGLDSTVTAGIVSAKGRNLPAENYVPFIQTDAAVNPGNSGGPLFNVRGEVVGINSQIFSRSGGYMGLSFAIPIDAAMQIADQLKQNGKVTRGRIGVGIQPLSDDLARDFGLKDNKGALISNVDPEGPAAKAGFKAGDVILKFNGTTIEESTDLPRVVGDTAPGKTVPVDIWRDKSSKRLNVTVAEMDQPADGRAQQRERKRESKDNEAMNKSGLTVREAPPAMLRQFGIKFGLQVMAAQGPAATAGIQQGDVIVGVGGEDLKSFAQLDETFAKAKPGSSVPLRIRRGEASLFVSLKLPEKGDKSND encoded by the coding sequence ATGAAAATCAGCCTACTGGCCGCTTTGATGTTCGCCTGCGGTCTGACAGCCTGTACCGAGGCCGCCAATGCAGAGGTGGCAGCCGGCCCTGCCACCAAGCCCGCAGCGCCTGCCACGCCCTCTGTGGAACGTGCTCCGCTGGTAACGGGTCTGCCGGACTTCAGTGCCTTGGTCGATCAGGAGGGTAAGGCGGTTGTCAATATCAGTACCAGCCAGATCATCCGCAGTGCCCGCAATCAGTTCGGTAATGGCGAGGAAGATCCGTTCGAGTTCTTCCGCCGTTTTGGATTCCCGGTCCCGCGCGGGGTGGTGCCCAACCAGCCGCGCGAGGAGCGTGCGCAATCGCTGGGCTCGGGGTTCATCATTGCCCGCGATGGCTATCTGTTGACCAACGCCCATGTTGTTGCCGAGGCGGATGAAATTACGGTGCGGCTGAATGACAAGCGGGAGTTCAAGGCCAAGGTGATTGGCTCGGATGCTCGCACTGATGTTGCACTGCTCAAGATTGAGGCCAAGGATCTGCCTGTCGTCCGGGTGGGCTCCAGCGAAAAGTTGCGTGTGGGTGAGTGGGTAGTGGCTATCGGCTCCCCGTTCGGCCTCGACAGCACAGTGACGGCGGGTATCGTCAGTGCCAAGGGCCGCAATTTGCCCGCTGAGAACTATGTGCCTTTCATTCAGACCGATGCCGCAGTGAACCCAGGTAACTCGGGTGGTCCGCTGTTCAATGTGCGCGGTGAGGTGGTGGGCATCAACTCGCAGATTTTCAGCCGCTCTGGTGGCTATATGGGCTTGTCGTTTGCCATTCCGATTGATGCTGCCATGCAGATTGCCGACCAGCTCAAGCAGAACGGCAAGGTAACCCGTGGCCGGATTGGTGTCGGCATCCAGCCTCTCAGCGATGATCTGGCTCGTGACTTCGGCCTCAAGGACAACAAGGGCGCGCTGATTAGCAATGTGGACCCAGAGGGCCCGGCGGCCAAGGCTGGCTTCAAGGCTGGCGATGTAATCCTGAAGTTCAACGGCACAACCATTGAGGAGTCGACCGACCTGCCGCGCGTGGTGGGCGACACCGCCCCTGGCAAAACGGTGCCGGTGGATATCTGGCGAGATAAGTCGTCGAAGCGCCTCAATGTGACGGTTGCCGAGATGGATCAGCCTGCCGATGGCCGTGCCCAGCAACGCGAACGCAAGCGTGAGAGCAAGGACAATGAGGCCATGAACAAGTCCGGCCTCACCGTGCGCGAAGCGCCACCTGCCATGTTGCGGCAGTTCGGCATCAAGTTCGGTCTGCAGGTCATGGCTGCGCAGGGGCCTGCGGCGACAGCCGGCATACAGCAGGGTGATGTGATTGTTGGCGTAGGTGGTGAAGATCTCAAATCGTTTGCCCAGCTGGATGAAACCTTTGCCAAGGCCAAACCGGGCAGCTCGGTCCCTCTGCGTATCCGCCGTGGTGAGGCTTCCTTGTTTGTGAGTCTGAAGCTGCCGGAGAAGGGTGACAAATCCAATGACTGA
- a CDS encoding MucB/RseB C-terminal domain-containing protein, with protein sequence MPAALLRSALLFLMLGLPAQASEQMTTAESAALLRKMGAAARVLNYSGVYLFQRQDSMETFRLAHVFDAAGEQERRESLDGLPREFVRNNDQITCYMPNMKPFQLDRRAANKFFPGIIPDQIVDVLSNYTFRKLNVERVAGYECQVVALDPRDKLRNPHRLCVEPNSGLMLKSAMYNPDRTVQLEQFTFTQLQIGGHIDKQALKPVLANKALPVTPVPRQVAPSPPQLGGDYVEFNSTNVPPGFRLVKETHTQLQGRAAPVLHYLYSDGMATVSVFIEPASNAQVDVPLAQGNVSFYTRQVAGWRITAVGEVPLRTVQLFAQSYVPR encoded by the coding sequence ATGCCTGCCGCCCTCCTGCGTTCTGCGCTGTTGTTCCTGATGCTTGGCCTGCCTGCGCAGGCGTCGGAACAGATGACCACGGCAGAATCTGCCGCGCTGCTCAGAAAGATGGGCGCGGCTGCTCGGGTACTCAATTACAGCGGGGTTTACCTGTTCCAGCGGCAGGACAGCATGGAAACCTTCAGACTCGCCCATGTCTTCGATGCAGCCGGCGAGCAGGAGCGGCGTGAGTCGCTCGATGGTCTACCCCGTGAGTTCGTCCGCAATAACGACCAGATAACGTGCTACATGCCCAATATGAAGCCGTTCCAGCTGGATCGGCGGGCTGCCAACAAGTTTTTCCCCGGCATCATTCCTGATCAGATCGTGGACGTGCTCAGCAACTACACATTCCGCAAGCTCAATGTCGAGCGGGTGGCGGGATACGAATGTCAGGTCGTTGCGCTCGATCCCCGTGACAAGCTGCGCAATCCGCATCGGTTATGCGTCGAACCCAACTCCGGCCTGATGCTCAAAAGTGCGATGTATAACCCTGATCGCACTGTGCAGCTTGAGCAGTTCACCTTTACCCAGCTGCAGATTGGCGGGCATATCGACAAGCAGGCACTCAAGCCGGTATTGGCGAACAAGGCTCTGCCAGTGACGCCGGTGCCACGCCAGGTTGCGCCATCGCCGCCGCAACTTGGTGGTGACTATGTCGAGTTCAATTCGACCAATGTGCCCCCAGGCTTCCGTCTGGTCAAAGAAACTCACACCCAGCTCCAGGGACGCGCGGCACCAGTGCTCCACTATCTCTACAGCGACGGTATGGCCACGGTTTCGGTTTTCATTGAACCCGCATCCAATGCCCAGGTCGATGTGCCTTTGGCACAGGGCAATGTCAGCTTCTATACGCGTCAGGTTGCTGGCTGGCGGATTACCGCCGTGGGTGAAGTGCCGCTACGCACCGTGCAGCTGTTCGCTCAGTCGTACGTACCACGCTGA
- a CDS encoding sigma-E factor negative regulatory protein, which yields MQDKVSAMMDGEWDDHELDAVLQSMKQDPDCADSWQTYHLIGDAMNACPGLPDDFMDRFSARLADEPAILAPNAMRRPHRAMPGKRWVAVSMAASVALVSATAWYVGGARGVAVSPTQMVAAPMKAPRVQGEAVNPYLVAHQAMLGNPGYVHRPVILSGAEAERVNGQR from the coding sequence ATGCAGGATAAAGTCTCGGCCATGATGGACGGCGAGTGGGATGACCACGAGCTGGATGCGGTGCTGCAGTCCATGAAGCAGGATCCGGATTGTGCGGACAGCTGGCAGACCTACCACCTGATTGGTGATGCCATGAACGCGTGCCCGGGTTTGCCCGACGATTTCATGGACCGTTTCTCTGCGCGTCTTGCCGATGAGCCTGCCATTCTTGCCCCCAATGCGATGCGTCGACCACATCGCGCCATGCCCGGCAAACGCTGGGTGGCCGTGTCCATGGCAGCCTCGGTGGCGCTGGTCAGTGCCACTGCCTGGTATGTGGGTGGCGCCCGGGGTGTGGCTGTTTCGCCCACCCAGATGGTGGCTGCTCCCATGAAAGCGCCACGCGTGCAGGGCGAGGCGGTCAATCCTTATCTGGTTGCGCATCAGGCCATGCTTGGCAACCCCGGCTATGTGCATCGCCCCGTTATCCTCAGTGGTGCTGAGGCCGAACGTGTGAACGGTCAGCGCTGA
- the rpoE gene encoding RNA polymerase sigma factor RpoE: MPTERDIDHELVLRVQRGDKKAFELLVVKYHRKIGRLLSRMIRDQAEIEDVTQEAFIKAYRALPAFRGESAFYTWLYRIAINTAKNYLATLGRRPVLSTEYEDEDGETLDTAAQLPDMNTPETELMNRQIVTTVNKAVEALPEELRTAITLREMEGLSYEDIAEVMNCPIGTVRSRIFRAREAIAAQLRPMIESAGKDRRW, encoded by the coding sequence ATGCCGACTGAGCGGGACATTGATCACGAATTGGTTCTCCGCGTTCAGCGCGGCGACAAGAAGGCGTTCGAGCTGCTGGTGGTGAAATACCACCGCAAGATCGGCCGGCTGCTCAGCCGCATGATCCGCGATCAGGCCGAGATAGAAGATGTAACTCAAGAGGCCTTCATCAAGGCCTATCGCGCACTGCCGGCCTTCCGGGGCGAGAGCGCTTTCTACACCTGGCTTTACCGGATCGCCATCAATACGGCCAAGAACTATCTGGCCACACTGGGTCGCCGCCCTGTGCTCTCTACCGAGTACGAGGATGAAGATGGTGAAACGCTGGATACGGCAGCCCAGTTGCCCGACATGAACACCCCAGAGACCGAGTTGATGAACCGCCAGATCGTGACCACGGTCAACAAGGCGGTGGAGGCATTGCCCGAAGAATTGCGCACCGCGATTACCTTGCGCGAGATGGAAGGCTTGTCGTACGAGGACATCGCCGAGGTCATGAATTGCCCCATCGGCACAGTGCGTTCGCGTATATTCCGAGCACGGGAAGCCATCGCTGCGCAGCTGCGGCCGATGATCGAATCTGCCGGCAAGGATCGTCGCTGGTGA
- the nadB gene encoding L-aspartate oxidase produces MHRHDVLILGSGLAGMTLALQLADTHRVAIITKRSLTDGASQWAQGGIAAVLDQTDSVADHVSDTLVAGAGLCDEAATRFILERARSAIDWLIELGVPFTPDAEHETGFHLTREGGHSHRRIIHAADATGAAVIDTLAARVRAHPNIAIFEEHIAVDLIVGHKLGLGDTGCLGAYVLDKHRDRVETFTASHTVLATGGAGKVYLYTTNPDTATGDGIAMGWRAGCRVANMEFVQFHPTSLYHPHAKSFLITEAVRGEGGLLKLPDGTRFMPQHDERGELAPRDIVARAIDFEMKRHGVDCVYLDISHQPAEFIREHFPTVHQRCLELGIDITRQPIPVVPAAHYTCGGLITDLNGRTDIPGLYAIGETACTGLHGANRLASNSLLEAMVLGREAALAIKASAVPVQPQPPAWDESRVTDADEEVVISHNWDELRRFMWDYVGIVRTDKRLERAAHRINLLRSEIDEFYANFRVSNDLIELRNLVDTADLIVRSAQGRKESRGLHFSRDYPTQHASTQDTILAGRQDR; encoded by the coding sequence ATGCACCGACATGATGTCCTGATCCTCGGCAGCGGCCTCGCCGGCATGACGCTGGCCCTGCAACTGGCCGACACCCACCGTGTGGCCATAATCACCAAGCGCAGCCTGACCGACGGCGCCAGCCAATGGGCTCAAGGTGGCATTGCCGCCGTGCTCGACCAGACCGACAGCGTGGCCGATCACGTCAGCGATACGCTGGTTGCCGGCGCCGGCCTGTGTGACGAAGCGGCGACCCGTTTCATCCTTGAGCGTGCGCGAAGCGCCATCGATTGGCTCATTGAACTCGGCGTCCCCTTCACGCCCGATGCCGAGCACGAGACAGGATTTCACCTGACTCGCGAAGGCGGTCATTCGCATCGGCGCATCATTCACGCGGCAGATGCCACAGGCGCAGCCGTCATTGACACACTTGCGGCCAGAGTACGGGCGCATCCCAATATCGCCATCTTCGAAGAGCATATTGCGGTCGACCTGATTGTGGGACACAAACTGGGGCTTGGTGATACCGGCTGCCTGGGCGCCTACGTGCTCGACAAGCATCGTGATCGTGTCGAAACCTTTACCGCCAGCCACACGGTGCTCGCCACCGGGGGAGCAGGCAAGGTCTACCTCTACACCACCAACCCGGATACCGCGACGGGCGATGGTATCGCCATGGGCTGGCGTGCCGGGTGCCGGGTGGCCAACATGGAATTCGTGCAATTTCACCCGACCAGTCTCTACCACCCTCACGCCAAGAGCTTTCTGATTACCGAAGCCGTGCGTGGCGAGGGCGGTCTGCTCAAGCTGCCCGACGGCACACGCTTCATGCCCCAGCACGACGAGCGCGGCGAACTGGCCCCGCGCGATATCGTGGCACGCGCCATCGACTTTGAAATGAAGCGTCACGGCGTGGATTGCGTGTATCTCGACATCAGCCACCAGCCCGCCGAGTTCATCCGCGAGCACTTTCCCACCGTGCATCAGCGCTGCCTTGAGCTGGGCATCGACATCACGCGGCAACCGATTCCGGTGGTGCCGGCGGCGCACTATACCTGCGGCGGCCTGATCACGGATCTGAACGGGCGTACCGACATTCCCGGACTTTATGCGATTGGCGAAACGGCCTGTACCGGCCTGCATGGTGCCAACCGGCTGGCCAGCAATTCCCTGCTCGAAGCCATGGTGCTCGGCCGCGAAGCCGCACTGGCCATCAAGGCGTCCGCCGTACCCGTCCAGCCCCAACCACCCGCTTGGGATGAAAGCCGGGTGACGGACGCCGATGAAGAAGTGGTGATTTCCCATAACTGGGATGAGTTGCGGCGCTTCATGTGGGACTACGTGGGCATCGTGCGCACCGACAAGCGCCTCGAACGCGCCGCGCATCGCATCAACCTGCTGCGTAGCGAAATCGATGAGTTCTACGCCAACTTCCGCGTCAGTAACGATCTGATCGAACTGCGGAATCTGGTTGATACTGCCGATCTGATCGTACGCTCGGCCCAGGGTCGCAAGGAGAGCCGGGGGCTGCATTTCAGCCGTGACTACCCTACGCAACACGCCAGCACGCAGGACACCATCCTGGCCGGCCGTCAGGATCGCTGA
- a CDS encoding protein YgfX, with protein sequence MPRLRQVPALHLAFSPSRIERRLMIALHGVVALVLLAMPMALPARLAGLALLLISAGLQLRRAPTQGALVLQPDGSWHLTLPTGSSEVVLTGRRLVTPWLVVMRLARGAQAPVTLVLWPDSAPADVLRHLRAWLRWGRTADQRS encoded by the coding sequence ATGCCGAGACTCAGGCAAGTCCCCGCATTGCACCTTGCGTTTAGTCCGTCCCGGATCGAACGCAGGTTGATGATCGCACTGCATGGTGTAGTGGCGCTGGTATTGCTTGCCATGCCCATGGCGTTGCCAGCCCGGCTTGCCGGGCTGGCTTTGCTGTTGATCAGTGCCGGTTTGCAGCTTAGGCGTGCGCCAACGCAAGGGGCGCTGGTATTGCAGCCAGATGGTAGCTGGCACCTCACCTTGCCGACCGGGAGCAGTGAGGTCGTGCTGACCGGCCGGCGCCTGGTTACCCCTTGGCTTGTCGTGATGAGGCTTGCGCGGGGGGCCCAGGCCCCCGTGACACTGGTGCTTTGGCCAGACAGTGCGCCAGCCGATGTCCTTCGACACCTGCGTGCGTGGCTGCGTTGGGGCCGTACGGCCGATCAGCGATCCTGA
- a CDS encoding SIMPL domain-containing protein (The SIMPL domain is named for its presence in mouse protein SIMPL (signalling molecule that associates with mouse pelle-like kinase). Bacterial member BP26, from Brucella, was shown to assemble into a channel-like structure, while YggE from E. coli has been associated with resistance to oxidative stress.), producing MRVALPYAALLMLAGLGQAAEQPHYNVVNLQAEVRRAVPNDLAQASLYVEFSDPSAAVLADKLNRAAADALRIAKAYGAVKVSMGGNHVYPLYNSKNKAEGWRGRAEVRVESKDFKVLAELIGKLQTQMQLGGMSFSVAADTREKMETALMGEAINAFRARADAAQRSLGGKGYKLVNISINTSGSYPQPVQRAPMLMAKSMVAEMAPPPMEGGESEVVVGVAGSVQID from the coding sequence ATGCGAGTTGCCCTTCCTTACGCGGCCCTGCTCATGCTGGCAGGCCTTGGCCAAGCGGCCGAGCAGCCCCATTACAACGTGGTCAACCTGCAGGCTGAAGTGCGTCGTGCCGTGCCCAATGATCTGGCCCAGGCATCCCTGTATGTGGAGTTCAGTGACCCCAGTGCCGCGGTACTGGCGGACAAGCTCAACCGGGCGGCAGCCGATGCCCTGCGCATTGCCAAGGCCTATGGGGCCGTCAAGGTGAGTATGGGCGGGAATCACGTGTACCCGCTCTATAACAGCAAGAACAAGGCCGAAGGCTGGCGAGGCAGGGCGGAGGTCCGAGTCGAGTCCAAAGATTTCAAGGTCCTTGCCGAGTTGATCGGCAAACTGCAGACCCAGATGCAACTGGGCGGCATGAGTTTCTCGGTCGCGGCTGACACCCGGGAGAAAATGGAAACGGCGCTGATGGGCGAGGCCATCAATGCCTTCCGAGCCAGAGCCGATGCGGCGCAACGCAGTCTCGGCGGCAAGGGTTACAAACTCGTCAATATCAGCATCAATACCAGCGGTAGCTACCCACAGCCAGTACAACGTGCACCGATGCTGATGGCAAAGAGCATGGTCGCGGAGATGGCGCCGCCACCGATGGAAGGTGGTGAAAGCGAGGTTGTCGTGGGTGTGGCCGGGAGCGTGCAGATTGACTGA